From Panicum hallii strain FIL2 chromosome 2, PHallii_v3.1, whole genome shotgun sequence, a single genomic window includes:
- the LOC112879589 gene encoding squamosa promoter-binding-like protein 13, giving the protein MRAKQASKRGSRAPPPPRQLSSIASSPDGAAMDRKGPSSSAPASMAALAAAAAASQPSSGHANGALSPHAEEDEKPATLAAAGGGGASSSSDPVAARRGAAGGGPSCQVERCAADLNDARRYYRRHKVCEPHSKAPAVLVAGLRQRFCQQCSRFHELLEFDGDKHSCRRRLAGHNARRRKSSADRHGGGGGDQDGRSHPGNPSRNHFQIR; this is encoded by the exons ATGAGAGCTAAGCAAGCTAGCAAGCGCggctcccgagctccacctccacctcgcCAGCTCTCCTCGATCGCCTCATCCCCCGACGGCGCCGCCATGGACCGCAAGGGCCCCtcgagctcggcgccggcgtccatggccgcgctcgccgccgccgccgcggccagcCAGCCGAGCTCCGGCCATGCCAACGGGGCGCTGTCGCCGCATGCGGAGGAGGACGAGAAGCCCGCGACGCTGGCTGcggcaggcggtggcggcgcctcCAGCTCCTCGGACCCGGTGGCCGCGAggaggggcgcggcgggcggcggcccgAGCTGCCAGGTGGAGCGGTGCGCCGCCGACCTGAACGATGCGAGGCGGTACTACCGGAGGCACAAGGTGTGCGAGCCGCACTCCAAGGCCCCCGCCGTGCTCGTCGCCGGCCTCCGCCAGCGATTCTGCCAGCAATGCAGCCG GTTCCATGAGCTGTTGGAGTTCGACGGCGACAAGCACAGCTGCCGCCGGCGCCTGGCGGGGCATAACGCACGGCGCCGGAAGAGCTCGGCGGataggcacggcggcggcggcggcgaccaggACGGCCGGAGCCACCCAGGGAACCCGTCGCGGAACCACTTCCAGATCAGATAA
- the LOC112881486 gene encoding transmembrane protein 184C-like: protein MSLMSPFPGMDLSKMDAPTLTLLGAAGCVMLSMHFTVQLVSQHLFYWKNPKEQKAILIIVLMAPLYAVSSFVGLLDIQGSKTFFTFLDAVKECYEALVIAKFMALMYSYLNISISKNIVPDEIKGRVLHHSFPVSLFLPRTVRLEHKTLKLLKYWTWQFVVIRPVCSILIIALQLLGMYPSWVSWTFTIILNFSVSMALYALVLFYHLFAKELAPHKPLAKFLCIKGIVFFSFWQGLALDVLTKVGVIQSHHFWLDVEHIQEAIQNVLVILEMVVFSVIQQYAYHVAPYSGADRAKFEKKNE, encoded by the exons ATGTCACTCATGTCTCCATTCCCGGGGATGGATCTAAGTAAAATGGACGCCCCAACTCTGACCCTCCTTGGGGCAGCTGGTTGTGTAATGCTGTCTATGCATTTTACTGTGCAATTGGTGTCACAACATCTTTTCTACTGGAAAAACCCCAAGGAGCAGAAAGCTATACTTATTATTGTTCTAATGGCTCCATTGTATGCCGTCTCTTCCTTTGTGGGTCTTCTTGATATCCAAGGAAGCAAGACATTTTTCACATTCTTGGATGCTGTTAAAGAATGCTATGAGGCACTG GTCATTGCTAAGTTTATGGCACTGATGTACAGCTACTTGAATATATCCATCAGCAAAAACATAGTCCCTGATGAGATTAAAGGGAGGGTTCTTCATCATTCCTTCCCTGTTTCTCTTTTCCTG CCCCGCACTGTTCGATTGGAGCACAAGACACTGAAGCTTCTGAAGTACTGGACGTGGCAATTTGTTGTTATTAGGCCAGTATGCTCCATTCTGATTATTGCACTCCAGCTTCTTGGGATGTACCCAAGCTGGGTCAGCTGGACGTTTACAATTATACTGAACTTTTCAGTCTCCATGGCACTTTATGCCCTGGTTCTTTTTTACCACTTGTTTGCTAAAGAGCTGGCACCGCACAAGCCCCTTGCAAAGTTCTTGTGCATCAAAGGGATTGTCTTCTTCTCTTTCTGGCAG GGTCTTGCGCTCGATGTTTTGACTAAAGTAGGCGTGATCCAATCCCACCATTTCTGGCTGGACGTGGAGCACatccaggaggcgatccagaaCGTCCTGGTGATCCTCGAGATGGTCGTGTTCTCCGTCATCCAGCAATACGCGTACCACGTCGCCCCCTACAGCGGCGCCGACAGGGCGAAGTTCGAGAAGAAGAACGAATGA
- the LOC112881224 gene encoding uncharacterized protein LOC112881224 has translation MRMLAYGSPADSFDDTYRMAESTVLETVKQFARTIISVYESDFLRPPRTSELETTLQVNEARGFPGMIGSIDCMHWEWSNCPTSWLGQYRGRKGKPTIILEAVATQDLRIWHAFFGLPGSHNDINVLHRSPVFDDLAAGQRPQTEFHVNGTKYNMAYYLADGIYPDWATLVKTYSEPISQKERIYAETQESARKDVERAFGVLRSKFRIIYNPARLWSHSDLNNIMRACVILHNMVIEDERNLYSDHQEFERSSDPPISQNRDVPEISQLIKSYAKIRDKVVSNRLQKDLMEHIWQLYGNNAGPFTNRQGR, from the coding sequence ATGAGGATGCTTGCATATGGCAGTCCAGCTGATTCGTTCGACGACACATATCGCATGGCTGAGTCAACAGTTCTAGAGACTGTGAAACAATTTGCAAGAACCATCATTTCTGTTTATGAGTCTGATTTTTTGCGTCCACCGAGAACAAGTGAGCTTGAGACCACTTTACAAGTCAATGAGGCTAGAGGTTTTCCTGGGATGATCGGCAGTATTGATTGCATGCATTGGGAATGGTCTAATTGCCCAACCTCATGGCTTGGTCAATACAGGGGGCGCAAAGGCAAACCGACCATAATCTTGGAGGCTGTTGCAACGCAGGACCTACGCATATGGCATGCATTTTTCGGATTGCCTGGCTCCCATAATGACATCAATGTGCTCCATAGGTCTCCTGTGTTTGATGACCTCGCTGCTGGACAGAGACCACAAACTGAGTTTCATGTTAATGGAACCAAGTACAACATGGCTTATTATCTTGCCGACGGAATATACCCTGATTGGGCTACATTGGTAAAAACATATAGTGAGCCAATTAGCCAAAAGGAAAGAATATATGCTGAGACACAGGAGTCAGCAAGGAAGGATGTTGAACGAGCTTTTGGGGTGCTTCGGTCCAAATTCAGGATAATTTATAACCCTGCTAGGTTGTGGAGCCATAGTGATCTAAACAACATCATGCGTGCATGTGTTATTCTACATAACATGGTGATCGAAGATGAAAGAAATTTGTACAGCGATCACCAGGAGTTTGAGAGGTCTTCAGACCCTCCAATTTCTCAGAATAGAGATGTGCCAGAAATTTCTCAGTTGATTAAGTCGTATGCAAAAATTCGTGACAAGGTTGTGTCTAACAGGTTGCAAAAAGACCTCATGGAGCACATTTGGCAGCTCTATGGCAACAATGCAGGACCTTTTACAAATAGACAAGGCCGGTAG
- the LOC112881225 gene encoding uncharacterized protein LOC112881225, which yields MTSTSSRRSTTAADSDLKKLSSSEMDNQFNTQEWTLPMSSTMKELEKYNLTGAFTGSMHNMDVPIEPVSPAAIASFHHQPTEDPEVQEVDRSQVSNNKGKKKVAQRGKSFSKEEDRALCSAFLHVSTDAIIGTNQTAAGYYARMHQHFKENVEVSCKRTQVSIENRWTTIQKAVNKFCGFYAAIERRNESGKNEQDRINDAVRMYEETEPWQFHHCWVILRGEPKWHEKMVECNSGQKVNRKQSEIEINSLQTDSTFPERPEGRDSAKKKARVMADTSSSSTAVEMLQKMHERGEKNDEKEDELRQEMFQMERERLDLQKLNWEKKWAAWEKKWAVMESNAKLRQNEYELNQWNADLIVMSQDLDKLAPPLRAMYEQKQMEIMKRRGINTPPTSES from the exons ATGACTTCAACATCTTCCAGGAGGAGCACGACGGCAGCGGACTCCGACCTGAAGAAGTTGAGCAGTTCTGAA ATGGACAACCAGTTCAACACCCAAGAGTGGACGCTCCCTATGTCCTCAACCATGAAGGAACTTGAGAAG TACAATCTTACTGGTGCATTTACTGGATCAATGCATAACATGGATGTACCAATTGAGCCTGTGAGCCCTGCTGCTATTGCATCGTTTCATCATCAACCCACTGAAGACCCGGAGGTTCAAGAAGTCGACAGGAGTCAAGTCTCAAACAataaggggaagaagaaggttgCCCAGCGAGGAAAATCATTCAGCAAGGAGGAAGATAGAGCACTTTGCTCAGCATTTCTGCATGTTAGCACGGATGCTATTATAG GAACTAACCAAACTGCTGCCGGCTATTATGCAAGAATGCATCAACACTTCAAGGAAAACGTTGAAGTGAGTTGTAAGAGGACTCAGGTTTCAATAGAAAATCGTTGGACCACGATTCAAAAGGCTGTCAACAAATTTTGTGGTTTCTATGCTGCAATTGAAAGGAGGAATGAAAGCGGCAAGAATGAGCAGGACAGG ATTAATGATGCCGTCCGGATGTACGAGGAAACCGAGCCATGGCAATTCCATCACTGTTGGGTGATTCTTCGAGGAGAGCCAAAGTGGCATGAGAAGATGGTGGAATGTAACTCAGGTCAAAAAGTTAACCGAAAGCAGTCTGAAATAGAAATAAATTCTTTGCAGACAGACAGTACATTCCCTGAACGACCGGAAGGAAGGGACAGCGCCAAGAAGAAGGCTCGGGTAATGGCTGATACCTCATCGTCAAGTACAGCTGTGGAAATGCTACAGAAAATGCAtgaaagaggagagaagaatGATGAGAAGGAAGATGAGTTGAGGCAAGAAATGTTCCAGATGGAGAGAGAGAGGCTCGATCTACAGAAGCTGAACTGGGAGAAGAAGTGGGCTGCCTGGGAGAAGAAATGGGCAGTAATGGAGTCCAATGCCAAGTTGCGACAGAATGAGTACGAGTTAAACCAGTGGAATGCAGACCTTATAGTCATGTCACAGGATCTTGACAAGTTGGCTCCACCATTGCGTGCGATGTATGAGCAGAAACAGATGGAGATCATGAAGAGAAGAGGCATTAACACCCCTCCAACTAGTGAATCCTAA
- the LOC112883179 gene encoding filament-like plant protein 3 isoform X2, whose amino-acid sequence MDRRSWLWRRKSTDRSPAETETSASSASERITGEQDTAKSSPNSTQSPEISSKELEEDSNVKVKVLSERLSSVVQDIRAKDDLVKQHSKVAEEAVLGWEKAEEEIASLKTQLNAATAKNSALEDRLVHIDGALKECVRQLRRAKEEQDQTVQDALAQQARQWESHKTDLELRIVELTARLEAKSERSVATDGDTGSKLAALEKENSALKVQLVAKTEELELRTIEKELNRRAAETASKQQLEGIKKVAKLQAECRRLQAAARRPSMNVELRRSPSSACAESVTDCQSDCSDSWASALITELDQFKNDKNSASTRAASIAAADIGVMDDFLEMERLASANDSSKGDAAVEDASGQLAKLEEKVKKLAVEKAEREKALYEAQRELRTSRHRVMVAEEKSAELQRQLNLANGEKHAMEAEVEAAEVKRSELEGKLELARAEIAGLLDKGHILEERLESEKALTLELAAKYHDMEALGAERREISAQLEASRSETKKLSDKITLLERKLEVEKALSIRLATKCHGIDALEAKKKGVELELATAREEIASLHKRVSSLELEVQEEKTSSTELATRCEELEALVEKQRPVTAELESQLQSRQAEIESLRECVSLLEKKLESQKNLSSAYISALGASETEKKELAARFELKEKEADELLRKMSFLEEQIYEEKARSSEFEAKCVKMEEEVPSRSLGHQPVKPTATEDLQTRKEKELAKAAGKLADCQKTIASLSSQLKSLADLDEFLPGTETSGAASADTWDGDLKLLHPASYPAQIGYLAVT is encoded by the exons ATGGACCGCCGGAGCTGGCTGTGGCGGCGCAAGTCGACGGACAGGAGCCCGGCCGAGACCGAGACCTCCGCCTCCTCAGCATCCGAGAGGATCACTGGTGAGCAG GATACTGCCAAGAGTTCTCCGAATTCGACGCAATCACCAGAGATCTCGTCGAAGGAATTGGAGGAAGACAGCAATGTAAAAGTGAAGGTGTTGAGCGAGAGGCTGTCATCCGTGGTTCAGGATATCCGTGCCAAGGATGATCTCGTGAAGCAGCATTCCAAAGTTGCAGAGGAGGCTGTGCTAG GATGGGAGAAGGCCGAGGAGGAGATCGCGTCACTGAAGACGCAGCTGAACGCTGCAACGGCCAAGAACTCAGCGCTGGAGGACCGGCTCGTCCACATCGACGGCGCCCTGAAGGAATGCGTCCGGCAACTCCGGCGAGCCAAGGAGGAGCAGGACCAGACGGTGCAGGACGCGCTGGCGCAGCAGGCCCGGCAATGGGAGTCCCATAAGACCGACCTCGAGCTGCGCATCGTCGAGCTCACGGCGAGGCTGGAGGCCAAGTCCGAGCGCTCGGTGGCCACCGACGGCGACACGGGTTCCAAGTTGGCTGCCCTGGAGAAGGAGAACTCGGCTCTGAAGGTGCAGCTGGTCGCCAAGACGGAGGAGCTGGAGCTCCGGACGATCGAGAAGGAGCTCAACCGGCGGGCCGCGGAGACGGCGAGCAAGCAGCAGCTGGAGGGCATCAAGAAGGTGGCCAAGCTCCAAGCCGAGTGCAGGAGGCTGCAGGCCGCGGCACGGCGACCGTCCATGAACGTCGAGCTCAGGCGCTCTCCGAGCTCGGCCTGCGCCGAGTCGGTGACGGACTGCCAGTCGGACTGCTCCGACTCGTGGGCCTCAGCTCTGATCACCGAGCTCGATCAGTTCAAGAACGACAAGAACAGCGCGAGCACCAGGGCCGCGAGCATCGCGGCCGCGGACATCGGCGTGATGGACGACTTCCTCGAGATGGAGAGGCTCGCCTCCGCGAACGATTCGTCGAAGGGCGACGCCGCCGTCGAGGATGCGAGCGGGCAGCTGGCGAAGCTCGAGGAGAAGGTCAAGAAGCTGGCAGTCGAGAAGGCCGAGAGGGAGAAGGCGCTGTATGAGGCTCAGCGCGAGCTGAGGACTTCACGCCACCGGGTGATGGTGGCCGAGGAGAAATCAGCTGAGCTACAGCGGCAGCTGAACCTTGCTAATGGCGAGAAACACGCCATGGAGGCCGAGGTGGAAGCCGCTGAGGTGAAGAGAAGCGAGCTTGAGGGTAAGCTTGAGCTGGCCCGCGCCGAGATCGCGGGCTTGCTGGACAAGGGGCACATCCTGGAGGAACGGCTCGAATCGGAGAAGGCTCTGACGCTGGAGCTCGCAGCCAAGTACCATGATATGGAGGCCTTGGGAGCGGAGAGGAGGGAGATAAGCGCTCAGCTGGAGGCATCGCGGTCCGAAACCAAGAAGTTAAGTGACAAGATCACTCTGCTCGAGAGGAAGCTGGAGGTTGAGAAGGCCTTGTCGATCCGGCTAGCCACGAAATGCCATGGCATTGATGCTCTGGAAGCGAAGAAGAAGGGCGTAGAGCTCGAGCTGGCGACGGCACGGGAGGAGATTGCATCGCTGCACAAGAGAGTGAGTAGTTTGGAGCTGGAAGTTCAGGAAGAGAAGACGTCGTCTACCGAACTCGCAACACGGTGCGAAGAATTGGAGGCATTGG TGGAGAAACAGAGGCCAGTGACAGCGGAATTGGAGTCTCAGCTTCAGTCGAGGCAAGCAGAAATTGAGAGTTTGAGAGAGTGTGTCAGCCTGTTGGAAAAGAAGCTGGAGAGCCAGAAGAACCTGTCATCGGCTTACATATCTGCACTGGGTGCTTCTGAAACTGAAAAGAAGGAACTGGCTGCCCGTTTTGAACTCAAAGAGAAAGAAGCCGATGAGTTACTCAGGAAGATGAGTTTTCTGGAGGAACAGATTTACGAAGAGAAGGCGCGGTCGTCGGAATTTGAAGCAAAATGTGTGAAGATGGAAGAAGAAGTGCCAAGCAGATCTCTGGGTCACCAACCAGTGAAGCCTACGGCAACCGAAGATCTTCAGACCAGAAAG GAGAAAGAGCTAGCCAAGGCCGCCGGGAAACTAGCTGACTGCCAGAAGACGATAGCTTCACTGAGCAGCCAACTGAAATCCTTGGCCGATCTCGACGAATTCCTCCCTGGAACCGAGACCAGTGGCGCCGCCTCAGCCGACACTTGGGACGGTGATCTGAAGCTGCTCCATCCAGCGAGTTATCCCGCGCAGATTGGCTATTTGGCAGTCACATGA
- the LOC112883179 gene encoding filament-like plant protein 3 isoform X1 gives MDRRSWLWRRKSTDRSPAETETSASSASERITGEQDTAKSSPNSTQSPEISSKELEEDSNVKVKVLSERLSSVVQDIRAKDDLVKQHSKVAEEAVLGWEKAEEEIASLKTQLNAATAKNSALEDRLVHIDGALKECVRQLRRAKEEQDQTVQDALAQQARQWESHKTDLELRIVELTARLEAKSERSVATDGDTGSKLAALEKENSALKVQLVAKTEELELRTIEKELNRRAAETASKQQLEGIKKVAKLQAECRRLQAAARRPSMNVELRRSPSSACAESVTDCQSDCSDSWASALITELDQFKNDKNSASTRAASIAAADIGVMDDFLEMERLASANDSSKGDAAVEDASGQLAKLEEKVKKLAVEKAEREKALYEAQRELRTSRHRVMVAEEKSAELQRQLNLANGEKHAMEAEVEAAEVKRSELEGKLELARAEIAGLLDKGHILEERLESEKALTLELAAKYHDMEALGAERREISAQLEASRSETKKLSDKITLLERKLEVEKALSIRLATKCHGIDALEAKKKGVELELATAREEIASLHKRVSSLELEVQEEKTSSTELATRCEELEALGKHRDDLRTQLDSANSEIVKLNEKVKMLEDAVEKQRPVTAELESQLQSRQAEIESLRECVSLLEKKLESQKNLSSAYISALGASETEKKELAARFELKEKEADELLRKMSFLEEQIYEEKARSSEFEAKCVKMEEEVPSRSLGHQPVKPTATEDLQTRKEKELAKAAGKLADCQKTIASLSSQLKSLADLDEFLPGTETSGAASADTWDGDLKLLHPASYPAQIGYLAVT, from the exons ATGGACCGCCGGAGCTGGCTGTGGCGGCGCAAGTCGACGGACAGGAGCCCGGCCGAGACCGAGACCTCCGCCTCCTCAGCATCCGAGAGGATCACTGGTGAGCAG GATACTGCCAAGAGTTCTCCGAATTCGACGCAATCACCAGAGATCTCGTCGAAGGAATTGGAGGAAGACAGCAATGTAAAAGTGAAGGTGTTGAGCGAGAGGCTGTCATCCGTGGTTCAGGATATCCGTGCCAAGGATGATCTCGTGAAGCAGCATTCCAAAGTTGCAGAGGAGGCTGTGCTAG GATGGGAGAAGGCCGAGGAGGAGATCGCGTCACTGAAGACGCAGCTGAACGCTGCAACGGCCAAGAACTCAGCGCTGGAGGACCGGCTCGTCCACATCGACGGCGCCCTGAAGGAATGCGTCCGGCAACTCCGGCGAGCCAAGGAGGAGCAGGACCAGACGGTGCAGGACGCGCTGGCGCAGCAGGCCCGGCAATGGGAGTCCCATAAGACCGACCTCGAGCTGCGCATCGTCGAGCTCACGGCGAGGCTGGAGGCCAAGTCCGAGCGCTCGGTGGCCACCGACGGCGACACGGGTTCCAAGTTGGCTGCCCTGGAGAAGGAGAACTCGGCTCTGAAGGTGCAGCTGGTCGCCAAGACGGAGGAGCTGGAGCTCCGGACGATCGAGAAGGAGCTCAACCGGCGGGCCGCGGAGACGGCGAGCAAGCAGCAGCTGGAGGGCATCAAGAAGGTGGCCAAGCTCCAAGCCGAGTGCAGGAGGCTGCAGGCCGCGGCACGGCGACCGTCCATGAACGTCGAGCTCAGGCGCTCTCCGAGCTCGGCCTGCGCCGAGTCGGTGACGGACTGCCAGTCGGACTGCTCCGACTCGTGGGCCTCAGCTCTGATCACCGAGCTCGATCAGTTCAAGAACGACAAGAACAGCGCGAGCACCAGGGCCGCGAGCATCGCGGCCGCGGACATCGGCGTGATGGACGACTTCCTCGAGATGGAGAGGCTCGCCTCCGCGAACGATTCGTCGAAGGGCGACGCCGCCGTCGAGGATGCGAGCGGGCAGCTGGCGAAGCTCGAGGAGAAGGTCAAGAAGCTGGCAGTCGAGAAGGCCGAGAGGGAGAAGGCGCTGTATGAGGCTCAGCGCGAGCTGAGGACTTCACGCCACCGGGTGATGGTGGCCGAGGAGAAATCAGCTGAGCTACAGCGGCAGCTGAACCTTGCTAATGGCGAGAAACACGCCATGGAGGCCGAGGTGGAAGCCGCTGAGGTGAAGAGAAGCGAGCTTGAGGGTAAGCTTGAGCTGGCCCGCGCCGAGATCGCGGGCTTGCTGGACAAGGGGCACATCCTGGAGGAACGGCTCGAATCGGAGAAGGCTCTGACGCTGGAGCTCGCAGCCAAGTACCATGATATGGAGGCCTTGGGAGCGGAGAGGAGGGAGATAAGCGCTCAGCTGGAGGCATCGCGGTCCGAAACCAAGAAGTTAAGTGACAAGATCACTCTGCTCGAGAGGAAGCTGGAGGTTGAGAAGGCCTTGTCGATCCGGCTAGCCACGAAATGCCATGGCATTGATGCTCTGGAAGCGAAGAAGAAGGGCGTAGAGCTCGAGCTGGCGACGGCACGGGAGGAGATTGCATCGCTGCACAAGAGAGTGAGTAGTTTGGAGCTGGAAGTTCAGGAAGAGAAGACGTCGTCTACCGAACTCGCAACACGGTGCGAAGAATTGGAGGCATTGGGTAAGCACAGAGATGATCTTAGAACCCAGCTTGATTCTGCAAATTCAGAGATTGTTAAGCTGAATGAGAAGGTTAAAATGCTCGAGGATGCAGTGGAGAAACAGAGGCCAGTGACAGCGGAATTGGAGTCTCAGCTTCAGTCGAGGCAAGCAGAAATTGAGAGTTTGAGAGAGTGTGTCAGCCTGTTGGAAAAGAAGCTGGAGAGCCAGAAGAACCTGTCATCGGCTTACATATCTGCACTGGGTGCTTCTGAAACTGAAAAGAAGGAACTGGCTGCCCGTTTTGAACTCAAAGAGAAAGAAGCCGATGAGTTACTCAGGAAGATGAGTTTTCTGGAGGAACAGATTTACGAAGAGAAGGCGCGGTCGTCGGAATTTGAAGCAAAATGTGTGAAGATGGAAGAAGAAGTGCCAAGCAGATCTCTGGGTCACCAACCAGTGAAGCCTACGGCAACCGAAGATCTTCAGACCAGAAAG GAGAAAGAGCTAGCCAAGGCCGCCGGGAAACTAGCTGACTGCCAGAAGACGATAGCTTCACTGAGCAGCCAACTGAAATCCTTGGCCGATCTCGACGAATTCCTCCCTGGAACCGAGACCAGTGGCGCCGCCTCAGCCGACACTTGGGACGGTGATCTGAAGCTGCTCCATCCAGCGAGTTATCCCGCGCAGATTGGCTATTTGGCAGTCACATGA